Proteins from a single region of Flavobacterium sp. K5-23:
- a CDS encoding NAD-dependent epimerase/dehydratase family protein gives MQVILGANGIIGEELAKELRANYTNEVKLVGRNPQKVNVDDILFKGDLLNIEDVIKALENAEIAYLTVGLPYKSDVWIRDWPIIMQNVIVGCKANNCKLVYFDNTYAYPQDSEIQNENTPLNSIGKKGNAKKIAAEILLNAIKEKDINAVICRAPEFYGPGKTKGITNTLIFEKLKAGKKPKVFLKDDVLRTLIYTPDASKAMALIGNTLETYGQTWHLPCDDNRLTYKGILDEISAQLGRIIKYDVLNAYLLKVGSLFNANIRETQELLPRYAIDNIFDSSKFKKRFPDFKVTSYQEGIRTIIEDYDIK, from the coding sequence ATGCAAGTAATTTTAGGTGCAAACGGAATAATTGGTGAGGAATTAGCAAAAGAATTGCGGGCTAATTACACGAATGAAGTAAAATTAGTGGGACGAAATCCTCAAAAAGTTAATGTGGATGATATCTTATTCAAAGGGGATTTGCTTAATATTGAAGATGTTATTAAAGCTTTAGAAAACGCTGAAATCGCCTATTTAACTGTTGGTCTTCCTTATAAATCGGATGTGTGGATAAGAGATTGGCCTATAATTATGCAAAATGTTATCGTAGGATGCAAAGCTAATAACTGTAAACTGGTTTACTTTGACAATACCTATGCTTATCCTCAAGACAGCGAAATTCAAAATGAAAACACACCTTTAAATTCTATTGGTAAGAAAGGAAACGCCAAAAAAATTGCTGCTGAAATTTTGTTGAATGCCATAAAAGAAAAAGATATCAATGCTGTGATATGTAGAGCACCGGAATTTTATGGTCCTGGAAAAACAAAAGGAATTACGAATACCCTCATTTTTGAAAAACTTAAAGCAGGTAAAAAACCCAAAGTATTCCTAAAAGACGATGTGTTACGAACTTTAATCTACACGCCTGATGCAAGTAAGGCAATGGCGTTGATAGGAAACACTCTAGAAACCTATGGACAGACTTGGCATCTTCCTTGTGATGATAACAGACTAACTTATAAAGGAATACTAGATGAAATATCAGCGCAATTAGGCAGAATAATAAAGTATGATGTTTTGAATGCTTATCTATTAAAAGTGGGTTCATTATTTAATGCAAATATTAGAGAAACGCAAGAACTACTTCCTCGTTATGCTATTGATAATATTTTTGATTCATCAAAATTCAAGAAAAGATTTCCTGATTTTAAAGTAACTTCTTATCAAGAAGGAATTAGAACTATAATTGAAGATTACGATATAAAATAG
- a CDS encoding histidine kinase, with the protein MKTSIRKYAEIARELKVNYPKLTEYEILTLAIQIERNEILENGLVVSSNDNEPSGIEAIAIALGYTRSQ; encoded by the coding sequence ATGAAAACATCAATTAGGAAATATGCAGAAATCGCAAGAGAATTAAAAGTAAATTATCCTAAATTAACGGAATATGAAATTTTAACTTTAGCCATTCAGATTGAAAGAAATGAGATTTTAGAAAATGGCTTAGTTGTAAGTTCAAATGATAATGAACCAAGTGGTATTGAAGCTATCGCAATCGCTTTAGGTTATACTCGTTCGCAATAA
- a CDS encoding WG repeat-containing protein yields MKRTIPTILFLFLSILIYSQDSKMKIEENRFIERRNNKFGITDSLQNVIIPFKYDFIEYENQRLIVRKNNLNGLFSLENKELVPIEFKFILARKNDRFILCKNNSTDGLCDTNGKIIIPVEYKNVSSTENDDFYITENENNLNGVYDYNGKNIILEEYKFFTVDEYKIFATKHNKAQIIDLQNSKNNIDLDEKIELIETLRHHAMGENLFQIIKKENKFGLINSKNETIIPNIYDEIKSSENWRYFIIKQNNKIGLINVNGTVTKKPIYDNIQLRKEYIILQRNNLKDEYYSYEN; encoded by the coding sequence GTGAAAAGAACTATTCCAACAATATTGTTTCTTTTTTTATCAATATTAATTTATTCTCAAGATTCTAAAATGAAGATTGAAGAAAATAGATTTATTGAAAGAAGGAATAACAAATTCGGTATAACGGACAGTTTACAAAACGTTATAATTCCATTTAAATATGATTTCATAGAATATGAAAATCAACGATTGATTGTACGTAAAAATAACTTGAATGGACTTTTTTCTCTTGAAAATAAAGAACTAGTACCTATAGAATTTAAATTTATCTTAGCACGGAAAAATGATAGATTTATTCTCTGTAAAAATAATTCAACAGACGGATTATGTGATACGAATGGAAAAATTATTATACCAGTAGAATATAAAAACGTTTCTTCAACAGAAAACGATGACTTTTATATAACCGAAAATGAAAATAATCTGAATGGCGTTTATGATTATAATGGGAAAAATATAATTCTAGAAGAATATAAATTTTTCACAGTTGACGAGTATAAAATATTTGCTACTAAACATAATAAAGCGCAAATTATTGATCTCCAAAATTCAAAAAATAATATTGACTTAGATGAAAAAATTGAATTAATTGAAACTCTAAGACACCATGCAATGGGTGAAAATTTATTTCAAATTATAAAAAAGGAAAATAAATTTGGTCTTATAAACTCGAAAAATGAAACAATAATTCCAAACATTTATGATGAAATTAAATCGTCAGAAAATTGGAGATATTTTATAATCAAGCAGAACAACAAAATTGGATTGATAAATGTCAATGGAACTGTAACTAAAAAACCAATTTATGACAATATTCAGCTACGAAAAGAATATATCATCTTACAGAGAAACAACTTAAAAGATGAATATTACTCATACGAAAACTAA
- a CDS encoding succinate dehydrogenase/fumarate reductase iron-sulfur subunit — translation MKLTLKIWRQKNAQDKGAMVDYQIDGIEPDMSFLEMLDVFNEDLINKGGEPVAFDHDCREGICGMCSLYINGEAHGPDRGVTTCQLHMRMFKDGDTITIEPFRAAAFPVVKDLVVDRSSFDRIQHAGGFISVNTSGNTIDANTIPVNKDDADASFDAASCIGCGACVASCKNSSAMLFVAAKVSQYALLPQGKVEAVDRVLNMVSQMDAEGFGNCTNTGACEIECPKGISLENIARMNREYMSASLKG, via the coding sequence ATGAAACTTACATTAAAAATATGGCGTCAAAAAAACGCCCAAGATAAAGGAGCAATGGTTGATTATCAAATCGACGGAATTGAGCCAGATATGTCATTCCTTGAAATGCTTGACGTATTTAATGAAGATTTAATTAACAAAGGTGGCGAGCCAGTTGCATTTGATCACGATTGTCGCGAAGGAATTTGCGGAATGTGTTCTTTGTACATCAACGGTGAAGCTCACGGGCCAGATAGAGGAGTAACTACTTGTCAATTGCACATGCGTATGTTCAAGGACGGTGATACTATTACAATCGAGCCTTTCCGTGCAGCTGCTTTCCCAGTAGTAAAAGATTTAGTTGTTGACCGTAGTTCATTTGATAGAATCCAACATGCAGGAGGATTTATATCAGTGAATACATCAGGAAACACAATTGATGCTAATACAATTCCAGTCAACAAGGACGATGCTGATGCATCTTTTGATGCAGCTTCATGTATTGGTTGTGGAGCTTGTGTTGCCTCTTGTAAAAACTCATCGGCAATGTTATTCGTAGCAGCCAAAGTTTCTCAATATGCATTATTGCCACAAGGTAAAGTTGAAGCTGTTGATCGTGTATTAAACATGGTAAGCCAAATGGATGCCGAAGGTTTTGGTAACTGTACTAACACTGGAGCATGTGAGATAGAATGTCCTAAAGGAATTTCTTTAGAAAACATCGCTCGTATGAATAGAGAGTATATGTCAGCAAGCTTGAAAGGGTAA
- a CDS encoding four helix bundle protein: MSDIKTYKDLLIWQKGILLVKVVYNNLEGFPKDEVFGLTSQIKRAAVSIPSNIAEGWGRSSTLSYVHFLKIARGSLFELETQFIIAKELNFINELKFNEITQIITEESKMLNAFIKSLSK, encoded by the coding sequence ATGAGTGATATTAAAACATATAAGGATTTATTAATTTGGCAAAAAGGCATCTTACTTGTAAAAGTTGTTTACAATAATTTAGAGGGTTTTCCCAAAGACGAAGTTTTTGGTTTAACTAGTCAAATAAAAAGAGCAGCTGTTTCAATTCCTTCAAATATTGCTGAAGGATGGGGTAGAAGTTCGACTTTAAGCTATGTTCATTTTTTGAAAATTGCTAGAGGTTCTTTATTTGAATTAGAAACACAATTTATTATTGCAAAAGAGTTGAATTTTATAAATGAATTAAAATTTAACGAGATAACACAAATTATTACTGAAGAAAGTAAAATGTTAAACGCCTTTATAAAGTCATTAAGCAAGTAG
- a CDS encoding fumarate reductase/succinate dehydrogenase flavoprotein subunit yields MALDSKIPNGPIADKWTDYKDHINLVNPANKRNLDVIIVGTGLAGGSAAATLAELGYNVKAFCFQDSPRRAHSIAAQGGINAAKNYKGDGDSVHRLFYDTVKGGDYRAREANVHRLAEVSNNIIDQCVAQGVPLAREYGGLLDNRSFGGALVSRTFYAQGQTGQQLLLGAYSAMNRQIGRGKVKMHNRHEMLDLVIVDGKARGIIARNLVTGEIERHSAHAVVIASGGYGNVFFLSTNAMGSNATAAWKIHKKGAFFANPCYTQIHPTCIPVSGDHQSKLTLMSESLRNDGRIWVPANIEDSKAIREGKKKAIDLTEAERDYFLERRYPAFGNLVPRDVASRAAKERCDAGFGVNKTGEAVYLDFAAAIQRYGKEQTFVKGLDSNDNALVTKLGTEIVKSKYGNLFQMYYKIVDEDPYTSPMMIYPAVHYTMGGTWVDYNLQTTIPGCFSIGESNFSDHGANRLGASALMQGLADGYFVLPYTIGDYLSPDIKMGTISTDLPEFEAAEKAVKDQIEKFMNNNGTHSVDYFHKKLGKIMWDKVGMARNAKGLNEAIVEIAALREEFYKDVKVPGTDKGFNQELEKATRVADFLELGELFAKDALHRNESCGGHFREEYQTEEGEAKRDDENFAYVAAWEYKGKPSDAVLHKEALVFDAVKLVQRNYK; encoded by the coding sequence ATGGCATTAGACTCAAAAATCCCAAATGGCCCAATTGCGGACAAATGGACAGATTATAAAGATCATATTAATTTAGTAAATCCAGCTAACAAACGTAATTTAGATGTTATCATTGTTGGTACTGGACTAGCTGGAGGTTCTGCTGCTGCAACATTGGCAGAATTAGGATATAACGTAAAAGCATTTTGTTTTCAAGATTCACCACGTCGTGCGCACTCTATTGCGGCACAAGGGGGAATCAATGCGGCAAAAAATTATAAAGGAGACGGAGATTCAGTTCATAGATTATTTTATGACACTGTAAAAGGAGGAGATTACCGTGCTCGTGAAGCAAACGTACATCGTCTTGCTGAAGTTTCTAACAATATTATTGATCAATGTGTGGCTCAAGGGGTTCCATTGGCACGTGAATATGGTGGATTGCTTGACAACCGTTCTTTTGGTGGTGCCTTGGTTTCTCGTACTTTTTATGCACAAGGACAAACAGGACAACAATTGTTATTAGGAGCTTATTCTGCAATGAACCGTCAAATCGGTCGTGGAAAAGTAAAAATGCACAACCGTCACGAAATGCTAGATTTAGTAATTGTTGACGGAAAAGCAAGAGGAATTATCGCTCGTAACTTGGTTACAGGTGAAATCGAAAGACATTCTGCTCATGCAGTGGTTATTGCTTCTGGAGGATACGGAAACGTTTTCTTCTTGTCAACAAATGCAATGGGTTCTAATGCTACTGCAGCTTGGAAAATCCACAAAAAAGGAGCATTCTTTGCTAATCCTTGTTACACACAAATTCACCCTACTTGTATTCCAGTTTCTGGAGATCACCAATCAAAATTAACTTTGATGTCGGAATCTCTTCGTAATGACGGACGTATTTGGGTTCCTGCAAATATCGAAGATTCAAAAGCGATCCGTGAAGGAAAGAAAAAAGCAATTGATTTAACTGAGGCGGAAAGAGATTATTTCTTAGAAAGAAGATACCCAGCTTTTGGTAACTTAGTACCTAGAGATGTTGCTTCTCGTGCGGCTAAAGAAAGATGTGACGCTGGTTTTGGAGTAAACAAAACAGGTGAAGCAGTTTATTTGGATTTTGCTGCAGCGATTCAACGTTACGGAAAAGAGCAAACTTTTGTAAAAGGACTTGATTCTAACGATAATGCACTTGTTACTAAATTAGGTACTGAGATTGTAAAAAGTAAATACGGGAATTTATTCCAGATGTATTATAAAATTGTAGATGAAGATCCATATACTTCACCTATGATGATTTACCCAGCGGTACATTACACAATGGGTGGAACTTGGGTTGATTATAACTTACAAACTACTATTCCAGGATGTTTCTCTATTGGAGAATCAAACTTCTCAGATCACGGAGCAAACCGTTTAGGAGCTTCGGCTTTGATGCAAGGTTTAGCTGATGGATATTTTGTATTGCCATATACTATCGGGGATTATTTGTCACCAGATATTAAAATGGGAACTATCTCTACTGATTTGCCTGAGTTTGAAGCTGCTGAAAAAGCAGTTAAAGACCAAATTGAGAAATTTATGAACAATAACGGAACACATTCTGTTGACTATTTCCACAAGAAATTAGGAAAAATTATGTGGGACAAAGTAGGTATGGCTCGTAATGCTAAAGGTCTTAACGAAGCTATTGTAGAAATCGCCGCTTTACGTGAAGAGTTTTACAAAGACGTTAAAGTGCCAGGAACTGACAAAGGATTCAACCAGGAATTAGAAAAAGCGACTCGTGTTGCTGATTTCTTGGAGCTAGGTGAATTGTTTGCCAAAGATGCTTTGCACCGTAACGAATCTTGTGGAGGTCACTTCCGTGAGGAATATCAAACTGAAGAAGGAGAAGCAAAACGTGATGACGAAAACTTCGCATACGTTGCCGCTTGGGAATACAAAGGAAAACCAAGTGACGCTGTTTTACATAAAGAAGCTTTGGTATTTGATGCCGTTAAACTTGTTCAAAGAAATTACAAGTAG
- a CDS encoding succinate dehydrogenase cytochrome b subunit — MAKSALLKSSIAKKVAMALSGIFLMLFLAQHFFINMTSVFSSSTFNSISHFMGNNPLVQFVIQPILIVGVIFHFIMGFVLDFQNRKARPIAYAKNNGAANSSWVSRNMIITGSVVLAFLGLHFYDFWVPEMAYKYVEFGPLDETRYFHELAEKFESPVRTALYCLSFVLLSLHLKHGFSSSFQSVGQNNKYTKGMKNFGLGFAFVVPFGFIFIALFHHFNH; from the coding sequence ATGGCAAAATCTGCATTATTGAAGTCGTCGATAGCTAAAAAAGTTGCTATGGCGCTTTCAGGAATTTTTTTAATGCTGTTCTTAGCACAGCATTTTTTTATTAATATGACTTCGGTTTTTAGTTCTTCTACTTTCAATTCGATTTCGCATTTTATGGGTAATAATCCATTAGTGCAATTTGTAATCCAGCCGATTTTGATCGTTGGAGTTATTTTTCACTTTATTATGGGTTTCGTATTGGATTTTCAAAACAGAAAAGCAAGGCCAATCGCATATGCGAAAAACAATGGTGCTGCTAATTCTTCTTGGGTATCAAGAAATATGATTATTACTGGTTCAGTTGTCTTAGCTTTCTTAGGGCTACATTTTTATGATTTCTGGGTTCCGGAAATGGCATACAAATATGTGGAATTTGGTCCGTTAGACGAGACTAGATATTTCCACGAACTTGCTGAAAAATTTGAAAGCCCAGTGCGTACTGCATTGTACTGTTTATCATTTGTATTGTTATCATTACACTTGAAACATGGTTTCAGTTCTTCTTTTCAATCAGTAGGACAAAATAATAAATACACTAAAGGAATGAAAAATTTCGGATTAGGATTTGCATTTGTAGTTCCTTTCGGATTTATTTTTATTGCTTTATTTCATCATTTCAATCATTAA
- a CDS encoding helix-turn-helix domain-containing protein, with protein MNVEKDYIKLIFGLKLKQARTNKDLSLFGLAKITELSKSYLNEIEKGKKYPKTDKIILLAEKLEVSYDHMVSLKLDSNLAPIGEILKSGILKEIPLDIFGIQENDLIDIIANAPAKVNAFISTIIEIAQHYNLTRESFFLAALRSYQEAHNNYFEDLEQKVLDFSKAFHIDINTKISLEELMSVLTDEYGYTIKEIVFSEQEELGDLRSIYVPKSKTLLLSLGIDSQQKAFILAKEIAYNYLEITNRLYTFSWIKFENFDQVLNNFYASYFAGALLMPRKQLVEELNLFLLKTDPKPQEMIQLMERFNVSPESFYQRLTNILPKDFQLKNIFFLRMSHKIGSDKYQIKKELHITNQHEPHANEMNEHYCRRWVSVKTIKASLEQNRIHYLDAQISHYENSNNEYLVFSSATEDPFKKDYLRSISVGIMITPSMKKKFKFIDNPSLQRQTVGVTCETCAVKNCEVRASEPIHLQQKIRNENTDSVVQKYMEKYS; from the coding sequence ATGAACGTAGAAAAGGATTATATCAAATTGATTTTTGGGCTTAAGCTCAAGCAAGCACGTACTAATAAGGATTTGTCATTGTTTGGTTTGGCCAAAATTACAGAGCTTTCAAAGTCGTATTTGAACGAAATAGAAAAAGGTAAAAAATATCCAAAGACGGATAAGATTATTCTTTTGGCTGAAAAGCTCGAAGTTTCATACGATCATATGGTTTCTTTAAAGTTAGATAGTAATCTGGCGCCTATTGGTGAGATTTTGAAATCGGGTATTTTAAAAGAAATTCCTTTGGATATTTTTGGGATTCAAGAAAATGATTTGATAGATATTATTGCTAATGCACCTGCAAAAGTCAATGCGTTTATCAGTACAATTATTGAGATTGCCCAACATTATAACTTAACTCGTGAAAGTTTTTTCTTGGCTGCTTTGCGATCGTATCAGGAAGCGCACAATAATTATTTTGAAGACTTGGAGCAGAAAGTTCTAGATTTTTCTAAAGCGTTTCATATCGATATTAACACTAAAATTTCTTTAGAAGAGTTGATGTCTGTGTTGACTGATGAGTATGGTTACACTATAAAAGAGATCGTTTTTTCGGAACAAGAGGAGCTTGGGGATTTGCGTTCTATTTATGTGCCAAAAAGTAAAACCTTATTACTCTCTTTAGGTATAGACTCACAACAAAAAGCCTTTATATTGGCTAAAGAAATAGCTTATAATTACCTTGAGATAACTAATAGGTTATATACATTTAGCTGGATTAAATTCGAAAATTTCGATCAGGTTTTAAATAATTTTTATGCTTCTTATTTTGCTGGAGCATTGTTAATGCCAAGGAAGCAACTTGTGGAAGAATTGAATTTGTTTTTATTGAAGACTGATCCAAAGCCACAAGAAATGATTCAATTGATGGAGCGATTTAATGTGTCTCCAGAATCCTTTTACCAAAGGTTAACGAATATTTTACCCAAAGATTTTCAGTTAAAAAATATTTTTTTCCTGCGAATGTCTCATAAAATAGGATCAGATAAGTACCAAATAAAAAAAGAGTTGCATATCACGAACCAGCACGAACCACATGCTAATGAAATGAATGAGCATTATTGTAGGCGATGGGTATCTGTGAAAACAATAAAAGCTTCATTAGAGCAAAATAGAATACACTATTTAGACGCGCAAATTTCGCATTATGAAAACAGTAATAATGAGTATTTGGTTTTTTCATCAGCAACCGAAGACCCTTTTAAAAAGGATTATTTAAGGAGTATTTCAGTGGGGATTATGATCACCCCAAGTATGAAGAAAAAGTTTAAGTTTATTGATAATCCTTCATTACAGAGGCAAACTGTAGGTGTTACATGTGAAACTTGTGCAGTAAAAAATTGCGAAGTAAGAGCTTCGGAGCCTATTCATTTGCAACAAAAAATCAGAAACGAAAACACGGATTCAGTAGTTCAAAAATACATGGAAAAATACAGTTAA
- the aceB gene encoding malate synthase A, with protein sequence MKQTTETFEKTLRINAGKNQQFPDVLTEDAMEYLTNLHHRFNSSRIELLEDRKKQQLLFDAGALPSFPIETKNIRDNEWQAATTPKDLLDRRVEITGPVDRKMVINALNSGAKTFMADFEDSTSPTWSNLMQGQQNLRDAVNKTISLEDVAKNKKYQLNDDTAVLLVRPRGLHLQEKHLLIDNQEASGSLVDFGLYAFHNFKQLLKDGTAPYYYIPKLEHYLEARWWNEVIDFTEDYLGMQRGTIKTTVLVETITASFQLDEIIFELKEHIVGLNCGRWDYIFSYIKKLRNNPAFIVPNRDQVTMTSPFMSAYSQLVIQRCHKRNIHAIGGMAAQIPIKNNPEANTIAFNKVIADKEREVRNGHDGTWVAHPDLIPLAMKVFDREMPTKNQIHIKRADLDITESDLLEVPIGTITEEGVRKNINVSILYIASWLHGQGAAAIHHLMEDAATAEISRSQLWQWLQNGVTLDNNKKLTNNYYHRLAMEEYEKIKKLVGEDSHENGEYKLAEQLLDVLVVNPNFIDFLTIPGYKYI encoded by the coding sequence ATGAAACAAACAACCGAAACTTTCGAAAAAACATTAAGAATTAACGCTGGAAAAAATCAGCAATTCCCAGATGTACTAACCGAAGATGCGATGGAGTATTTAACTAATTTACACCATCGTTTTAACAGCAGCCGAATTGAACTATTAGAAGATCGCAAAAAACAACAACTGTTATTTGATGCAGGTGCTTTGCCAAGTTTCCCAATCGAAACAAAAAATATTCGTGATAACGAATGGCAAGCAGCTACAACTCCAAAAGATCTATTAGATCGAAGAGTGGAAATAACAGGGCCTGTCGATAGAAAAATGGTCATCAACGCATTGAATTCGGGGGCTAAAACTTTCATGGCTGATTTTGAAGACAGCACTTCTCCTACTTGGAGTAATTTAATGCAAGGACAACAAAATCTTAGAGATGCAGTGAACAAAACAATAAGTCTTGAGGATGTTGCAAAAAATAAAAAATACCAATTGAATGACGATACTGCTGTTTTACTAGTTCGTCCAAGAGGTTTGCATTTGCAAGAGAAACACCTATTGATCGACAACCAAGAAGCATCAGGTTCGCTTGTTGACTTTGGATTGTATGCCTTTCATAACTTCAAACAATTACTAAAAGACGGAACAGCTCCTTATTATTATATCCCAAAACTAGAACACTATCTGGAAGCGAGATGGTGGAACGAGGTAATTGATTTTACCGAAGATTATCTGGGAATGCAAAGAGGTACTATAAAAACAACGGTATTAGTAGAAACAATAACTGCCAGTTTTCAACTGGACGAAATTATTTTCGAATTAAAGGAACACATCGTAGGACTTAACTGTGGGCGTTGGGATTATATCTTTTCCTATATCAAAAAACTAAGAAACAACCCCGCTTTCATAGTACCAAACAGAGACCAAGTAACTATGACATCGCCTTTTATGAGTGCGTATTCTCAACTGGTAATTCAACGTTGCCACAAAAGAAATATTCACGCTATAGGTGGAATGGCAGCACAAATACCAATTAAGAATAATCCGGAAGCTAATACCATCGCTTTCAATAAAGTAATTGCCGATAAAGAAAGAGAAGTTAGAAACGGACACGATGGAACTTGGGTAGCACATCCTGACTTGATTCCTCTTGCAATGAAAGTATTCGATAGAGAAATGCCAACAAAAAATCAGATTCACATAAAAAGAGCTGATTTAGACATTACAGAAAGTGATTTATTAGAAGTGCCAATAGGAACAATTACTGAAGAAGGTGTTCGAAAAAACATCAATGTTTCCATTCTATACATCGCCTCTTGGCTTCACGGACAAGGAGCGGCAGCAATTCACCATTTGATGGAAGATGCGGCTACAGCGGAAATTTCGAGATCACAACTATGGCAGTGGTTACAAAACGGAGTCACTTTGGACAATAATAAAAAATTGACCAACAATTATTACCACCGTTTAGCAATGGAAGAATATGAAAAAATTAAAAAACTAGTTGGAGAGGATAGCCACGAAAATGGAGAATACAAATTAGCCGAACAACTATTAGACGTTCTGGTTGTCAACCCTAATTTCATTGACTTTTTAACCATTCCTGGTTATAAATACATTTAA